Below is a genomic region from Haloplasma contractile SSD-17B.
GACCGATTACTAGGTTATGGCTTTTATGAATATATCCAACTATTATTTGATCGATGTAATTTCCTGCTACTCGAATTGACTGGGATAAAACCACATCTCCAAGTGATAAGACTCCTACATCTGTAGTTCCACCACCAATATCAATAACCATTGATCCTTCAGGACTATAGATATCAATTCCAGATCCGATTGCACCTGCTTTTATTTCTTCTTCAATTAAAACTTCACCAATACCCATTTGTAATGCTAAATCTCTCATAGCATCACGTTCTATATGTGTCACTTCAGATGGACAACAGATTACACAATAAGAATTTCTTAAATCTTTTCTGTTTTTAAGACTCAAAAAGATGTATTTTAATAATGCCTTCGCTGCCTCCATATCCGATATAACACCTTCACGGAGTGGACGTGCAACACGAATCTTACCGTGGGTTTTACCTACCATATTGTATGCTGCTTGACCTCCTGCAATCACTTCACCTGAATCGACATCAAATGCAACAACTGAAGGTTCATTGAATATAACCCCTTGCCCTGATACATAGACTAAGATATTTGTCGTTCCTAAATCAATTCCAATATTTAACATTTTCTTGTTCGCCACTTTATCATTCCTCCTACTATTCTTTTATATTATTTGTTGTAATCTTAAATGTATATAAGACAATTTTAGGTAGATCCTATCTTATACATTGTTACTCTTATAATTTATGTCTTCGTGTGTCTTGTCTTACTTTAAATATTAGATTAAAAATCTGCCATTAGAGAAAATAAGTCTACCATCCGAATATACTGAACTATTTTTGCTGAATGATGTTAATAACTTTAATTGTCCTGCAGATTTATTCTTGCCACCTACATGATCGATTGATCTACCCAATATAATCTGCAGATTACCAGCTATTTTTTCATCAATAGTTTGATTTAAAGAATAATGCTTAAGACTTGTATTGGTTCCGAACGAAATACCACCAACGAATGAAGCGCCCTTATCTATACTTAAAAATTCATCTAGATACGATTGGCCATAATCAGCTTTTGCTTCAGTAATATGTCCGTTTTCAAACCGTAGTTTAACGCCTTCAATTCGATTTCCATTAAAAAAAGCAGGTTGATTAAACTCGATATAACCATCAACACTTGTCTCTACAGGCGCACAACTCAATTCTCCACCTGGGAACATCTGTTGCTGACCGGAACAATGCTTCCACTTTCTACCTTCAAGTCCCATTTTCAAGTCAATGTTATTTGTTGAGAGTTTTATTTTTCGTTTTGCACTTAAAACCTTTATTAAACGTTCTTGTTCCCTATGGATCTCAACCCATTTATTTATTGGGTGTTCAAGGTTTATATATGAGGCTGCATAGATTAAGTTTTCATAGTCAGAGTAAGACATTTTAAGTTCCTGTGCATTTGCTTCTGTAGGACATATTGCTTGTATCCAACGAAGTTTTTTAGCCCTAATGCGTTCTGTAAATACTTTTGAATAACTGTAATAACCTTGTAAAGCTAAATCAATCTTATTATTGTCTATATTATCAAATATTGATGTATTTGTATCACCTAATAGTGACAACATCGCATCTGCATCTTCAACACTCTTAACTAAGTGTTCCGGTATGTACTTTAATTGGTCTGTATTTCCATTTCTAAACAAGA
It encodes:
- a CDS encoding aminopeptidase: MDYKLKKYAELLLKYSLKIKSKEKLIIKGELATLHMIRVVYKVALELGAFPEIQIIDTRTEEILFRNGNTDQLKYIPEHLVKSVEDADAMLSLLGDTNTSIFDNIDNNKIDLALQGYYSYSKVFTERIRAKKLRWIQAICPTEANAQELKMSYSDYENLIYAASYINLEHPINKWVEIHREQERLIKVLSAKRKIKLSTNNIDLKMGLEGRKWKHCSGQQQMFPGGELSCAPVETSVDGYIEFNQPAFFNGNRIEGVKLRFENGHITEAKADYGQSYLDEFLSIDKGASFVGGISFGTNTSLKHYSLNQTIDEKIAGNLQIILGRSIDHVGGKNKSAGQLKLLTSFSKNSSVYSDGRLIFSNGRFLI
- the mreB gene encoding rod shape-determining protein; translation: MANKKMLNIGIDLGTTNILVYVSGQGVIFNEPSVVAFDVDSGEVIAGGQAAYNMVGKTHGKIRVARPLREGVISDMEAAKALLKYIFLSLKNRKDLRNSYCVICCPSEVTHIERDAMRDLALQMGIGEVLIEEEIKAGAIGSGIDIYSPEGSMVIDIGGGTTDVGVLSLGDVVLSQSIRVAGNYIDQIIVGYIHKSHNLVIGQKTAEKAKIETATLLDHVEFNSEFRISGRDLVTGLPRAIVITSEEVRELLQPVFEEIGRLVMSVLEQTPPELAADIVDNGIVVNGGGSLIPGVKDYFEELLNISVNIADKPLTAVVEGTKVLLQNKGSYLNNKHSRE